ACGTGTTCTATGCCTTCCCTTCGGTGCTGCTGGCAGTGGCGCTCTCGGGCGCGCTCGGCGCCGGCATCCAGAACGCGCTGGTCTCGCTCACCGTGGTGTTCATCCCGCCGATCGCCCGGGTCGCCGAGGCGGTGACCACCCAGGTGCGCAACCGCGATTATGTCGAGGCGGCGCGGGCGTCGGGTGCCAATGCCATGACCATCATCCGGGTCCATGTGCTCGGCAATGTGCTGGGGCCGATCTTCGTCTACGCCACCGGCCTCATCTCGGTGTCGATGATCCTCGCCTCCGGCCTGTCCTTCCTCGGCCTCGGCGTCCGCCCGCCCGAACCCGAATGGGGCCTGATGCTGAACACGCTGCGCACCGCCATCTACACCCAGCCTTTGGTGGCAGCCCTTCCCGGCATGATGATCTTCTTCACCTCGATCTCGTTCAACCTGCTGGCCGATGGCCTGCGCTCGGCCATGGATGTGAAGCAATGACCCAGCCGCTCCTGACCATCCGTGGCCTGGTCAAACATTTCCCGGTCTCCGGCGGCGCCCTGTTCGGGCCTAAGAAGGTCGTCCGCGCGGTCGACGGCGTCGATTTCGACGTGCTCGACGGCGAGACGCTCGGCATTGTCGGGGAATCCGGCTGCGGCAAGTCGACCACCGCCCGGCTCTTGATGCACCTGATCAACCCGACCTCGGGCGAGATCCTGTTCGACGCCGCCAAGGTCGGTTCGCCGGACCTGAGCCTGACCGCCTATCGCCGCCAGGTTCAGATGGTGTTCCAGGACAGCTACGCCTCGCTGAACCCGAGGCTCACCATCGAGGCCTCGATCGCCTTCGGGCCGCAGGTCCATGGCTTAAGCAAACAGCCGGCGATCGACCGCGCCCGCGACCTGCTCGCCCGCGTCGGCCTGGAACCGTCGCGCTTCGCCGGCCGCTATCCGCACGAACTCTCCGGCGGCCAGCGCC
This portion of the Phreatobacter stygius genome encodes:
- a CDS encoding ABC transporter permease, coding for MTSVASLLPQDPAKTATAIERSPGYWSGVFSRVRKDKVAMVAGCLVLALLLMAVFAPWIAPADPYVGRTIRRLRPVGTEGFPLGTDELGRDMLSRLIYGARYSLMMGVTPVLMAFGIGSLIGIVSGYVGGKTNTIMMRTIDVFYAFPSVLLAVALSGALGAGIQNALVSLTVVFIPPIARVAEAVTTQVRNRDYVEAARASGANAMTIIRVHVLGNVLGPIFVYATGLISVSMILASGLSFLGLGVRPPEPEWGLMLNTLRTAIYTQPLVAALPGMMIFFTSISFNLLADGLRSAMDVKQ